A genomic stretch from Hoplias malabaricus isolate fHopMal1 chromosome 4, fHopMal1.hap1, whole genome shotgun sequence includes:
- the lrrc56 gene encoding leucine-rich repeat-containing protein 56 gives MTCSQNTLPDRRPGTARSFVTEIDGPGQVNPSPATAVDTDILAELYLSPEKLRSLSGSDDLDQVTTLEMCVDTQQNTLGNFGVYLPKLVQLKMNNSSILSVRDLGTTLSHIQVLSLVRCGLADLDGISSLSSLKELYVAYNNVSELSQVSMLEQLELLDLEGNSVDDLVQIQFLGLCKQLTTLSLEGNPVCTCPDPRTSEVSEYNYRSAVRKLIPQLLYLDDATTEEEELRCSIATMEDWTLLKETIKNSASITGSPSDCLELIEERVASVCGFSSPCSAQRPGTSLSFSSPSSRPATSRPFSSSSNSRPSSASSDPDTQDHQTSDLTHGVGRVPFCGNPLQAVRARRQKIKLQVGSSHSRPCTQLGSYVPEHTYDIEETSSQDRSDVFAELRSWREEHSKRLMAIEKESQPQILRIIHGNDDSSSEYDEEDYNVNFISDKKEEEEKESTCHKYLNSPGSSVQSPSPDLSETDADSPEVSKLLSLSDQTPSPSPPSREMAPTSGGKLAEIRARRLRNCNAGVTGMKKSTGEILLPNPPAIRRDADLKAVNAETMQTQPVSPQILHMPHSSGPSKGNSLSINEHEQIICSTIPQRPTPTRPHTARAALQRLPGYRNLLPGRGSPHLD, from the exons ATGACCTGTTCacagaacactctcccagataGGCGTCCAGGTACGGCTCGTTCTTTTGTGACAGAGATTGATGGACCCGGACAAGTAAACCCAAGTCCTGCCACTGCCGTGGACACAGATATACTGGCTGAACTCTACCTCTCTCCAGAAAAACTG AGAAGTCTGTCTGGATCGGATGATCTTGATCAAGTCACAACCCTAGAAATGTGTGTTGATACTCAGCAAAATACTTTGGGCAACTTTG GTGTGTACTTGCCCAAACTTGTTCAGCTGAAAATGAACAACAGTTCTATCTTATCTGTGCG GGATCTTGGAAccactctctctcacatccAAGTGCTCTCTCTGGTTCGCTGTGGCCTGGCTGACCTGGATGGAATCTCTTCACTCTCCTCACTCAAG GAGCTGTATGTGGCCTACAACAACGTGTCAGAGTTAAGCCAGGTCAGCATGCTAGAGCAGCTTGAACTGCTGGACCTTGAAGGGAACAGTGTGGATGACCTGGTCCAGATTCAGTTTCTGGGTCTCTGCAAGCAGCTAACAACCCTGTCACTGGAGGGAAACCCCGTATGCACATGCCCTGACCCTAGAACTTCTGAG GTGTCTGAGTACAACTATAGATCTGCTGTGAGGAAGCTGATTCCACAGCTGCTTTACCTGGATGATGCTacaacagaggaggaggagcttcGTTGCTCCATCGCCACAATGGAGGACTGGACTCTTCTCAAGGAGACCATTAAAAACAGTGCATCCATCACAGGCAGTCCCAGTGACTGCCTGGAGCTCATAG aggagagagtggcCTCTGTGTGTGGCTTTTCCAGTCCTTGTTCTGCCCAGCGTCCAGGCACTAGTCTCAGCTTCAGCAGCCCTTCCAGTCGTCCTGCAACTTCCAGGCCTTTCTCATCTTCCTCAAACTCCAGACCCAGCTCAGCTAGCTCTGATCCTGACACCCAGGACCACCAGACCAGTGATCTTACACACG GTGTGGGAAGAGTTCCTTTTTGTGGGAATCCTCTTCAAGCTGTCCGAGCACGACGACAGAAAATAAAG CTCCAAGTTGGCAGCTCCCACTCCAGGCCGTGTACTCAGCTGGGTAGTTATGTTCCTGAGCACACATATGACATAGAAGAGACAAGCAGTCAGGACCGCAGCGATGTCTTTGCTGAACTCAGATCCTGGAGGGAAGAGCATAGCAA ACGTCTTATGGCCATTGAGAAAGAGAGTCAACCACAGATTCTGAGAATCATCCATGGTAATGATGACAGCAGTAGTGAGTATGATGAAGAAGACTACAATGTCAACTTTATCAGCGACaaaaaagaagaggaggaaaaagaaagcACCTGTCACAAATACCTTAACTCTCCAGgttcctctgtccagtctccttCTCCAG ATTTATCTGAGACAGATGCAGACTCCCCAGAGGTGTCCAAGCTGTTATCTTTATCAGATCAAACCCCATCTCCATCCCCACCTTCCAGAGAAATGGCGCCCACCAGTGGTGGGAAGTTAGCAGAGATCCGGGCCCGTAGGCTTAGAAACTGTAATGCAGGTGTCACTGGTATGAAGAAATCTACTGGGGAAATTCTTCTACCAAATCCACCAGCTATAAGAAGAGATGCGGACCTTAAGGCTGTGAATGCAGAGACAATGCAAACTCAACCTGTTTCCCCTCAAATCCTCCACATGCCTCACAG ttCTGGACCTTCTAAAGGAAACAGTCTGTCCATCAATGAGCATGAGCAGATCATATGTTCCACAATACCACAGAGGCCAACACCCACACGACCTCATACAGCAAGAGCAGCTCTGCAGAGGCTTCCTGGCTACAGAAATCTCCTCCCCGGCAGAGGAAGTCCTCATCTGGACTGA
- the hrasa gene encoding HRas proto-oncogene, GTPase a, giving the protein MTEYKLVVVGAGGVGKSALTIQLIQNHFVDEYDPTIEDSYRKQVVIDGETCLLDILDTAGQEEYSAMRDQYMRTGEGFLCVFAINNTKSFEDIHQYREQIKRVKDSDDVPMVLVGNKCDLPARTVDTRQAQELARSYGIPYIETSAKTRQGVEDAFYTLVREIRQHKLRKLNPPDESGQDCMSCRCVVS; this is encoded by the exons ATGACTGAGTATAAGCTGGTGGTGGTGGGCGCTGGAGGCGTGGGCAAGAGCGCTCTCACCATCCAACTCATCCAGAACCACTTTGTGGATGAATATGACCCTACCATAGag GACTCCTACAGGAAGCAGGTGGTAATAGATGGTGAGACATGTCTGCTGgacattttggacacagcaggTCAGGAGGAGTACAGTGCCATGAGAGACCAGTACATGAGGACAGGAGAGGGCTTCCTCTGTGTCTTTGCCATCAATAACACAAAGTCTTTCGAGGACATCCATCAGTACAG GGAGCAGATCAAACGGGTAAAGGATTCAGACGATGTGCCAATGGTGCTTGTGGGTAATAAATGTGACCTTCCAGCTCGCACAGTGGACACACGGCAAGCTCAGGAGCTCGCACGCAGCTATGGCATTCCCTACATTGAGACATCAGCCAAGACCAGACAA GGTGTGGAGGATGCATTCTACACACTAGTACGAGAGATCCGACAGCACAAACTCAGGAAGCTCAATCCTCCAGATGAAAGTGGACAGGACTGCATGAGCTGCCGATGTGTGGTGTCGTGA
- the zgc:123278 gene encoding tumor susceptibility gene 101 protein, whose protein sequence is MTLTSAGLLKKMLPKTYVHRKEVLKEIMAVMLQYKHLEPVVERFVFNDGTVKNLMSLVGTVTVLYQSNIYNVPLCLWLEETYPRTAPICYVKPTREMMIVPSRHVNINGLILLPYLNEWRHTQCDLHSLIQVIMTVFGEMPPLCMRPDSEEQSQSSQSCSVAEVPHIKLHRDGQHFHENNNETNC, encoded by the exons ATGACACTTACAAGTGCAGGATTGTTGAAGAAAATGCTACCCAAG ACGTATGTGCACAGGAAAGAAGTACTGAAAGAAATAATGGCTGTCATGCTACAGTACAAACACCTGGAGCCAGTTGTGGAGAGATTTG TGTTCAATGATGGCACTGTGAAGAATCTGATGAGTTTGGTGGGAACAGTTACAGTGCTATACCAAA GCAACATTTACAACGTCCCACTTTGTCTGTGGCTGGAGGAGACCTATCCCCGCACTGCTCCAATTTGCTATGTGAAACCCACCAGAGAGATGATGATCGTTCCCAGCAGACATGTGAACATCAACGGCCTTATTCTGCTGCCTTATCTGAACGAATGGAGACAT ACTCAGTGTGACCTCCACAGCCTGATTCAAGTGATAATGACAGTCTTTGGTGAAATGCCTCCTCTGTGTATGCggccag ATTCAGAAGAACAATCTCAGAGTTCACAGAGCTGCTCAGTTGCAGAGGTCCCCCACATAAAACTGCACAGGGATGGACAGCATTTCcatgaaaataataatgaaaccaACTGTTAG